A DNA window from Vigna unguiculata cultivar IT97K-499-35 chromosome 10, ASM411807v1, whole genome shotgun sequence contains the following coding sequences:
- the LOC114165548 gene encoding zinc transporter 5-like, whose amino-acid sequence MDRVKINYLFSSFILVFLIVVPIVAAECEGENEDRNTAKSLRYKIIALVSILIASAIGVCIPLLRRVIPALSPEKNIFVLIKALAAGVILATGFIHVLPDAFENLTSPCLKEHPWGDFPFTGFVAMCTAMGTLMLDTYATAYFQKHHSNGVQTESEDVERETGYEGHVV is encoded by the coding sequence ATGGATAGAGTCAAGATAAactatttgttttcttcttttattctcGTCTTTTTGATCGTAGTTCCAATAGTTGCAGCAGAATGTGAGGGAGAAAACGAAGATCGTAACACAGCTAAATCTTTGAGATACAAAATAATAGCTTTGGTATCGATCTTAATAGCGAGTGCAATTGGAGTGTGTATTCCTCTTCTGAGAAGAGTGATACCCGCTTTAAGTCccgagaaaaatattttcgtcTTGATAAAGGCTCTTGCAGCGGGCGTAATTCTGGCAACTGGGTTCATCCACGTGTTACCCGATGCTTTTGAGAATCTGACCTCACCTTGCTTGAAGGAGCATCCATGGGGAGATTTTCCTTTCACTGGCTTTGTTGCAATGTGCACTGCCATGGGGACTCTCATGCTGGATACATATGCCACTGCTTATTTTCAGAAACACCATTCCAATGGAGTACAGACTGAGAGTGAAGATGTGGAGAGAGAGACAGGGTACGAGGGGCATGTGGTGTAA